The Nakamurella alba genome has a window encoding:
- a CDS encoding ABC transporter permease: MRTGSPAAQGFRESAYRVGALVRHNLLIRRRDPGQFISYLVMPMILMLVLKPIYVRVVDRGEAQVVTGLLVMFSVFAVAIAGNSILSERQWKTWDRLRVTRASTTELLLGKTIPVYLLMVVQQVFLLVYGCAVIGLGFPPAPGLLLLAVLLWAFTLLALGTALATVARSLGELGVISDVSALVVSSLGGALVPIAIMPGWAQAAAHASPGYWALEMLQSALAGEAGGMLWPAVILLALGAVAAVFAVRRLARGWGRTHLL, translated from the coding sequence GTGCGGACCGGATCCCCTGCAGCGCAGGGGTTCCGCGAGTCCGCGTACCGGGTGGGCGCGCTGGTCCGGCACAACCTGCTGATCCGGCGGCGCGACCCCGGCCAGTTCATCAGCTACCTGGTCATGCCGATGATCCTGATGCTGGTGCTCAAGCCGATCTACGTCCGGGTGGTCGACCGCGGCGAGGCCCAGGTGGTCACCGGCCTGCTGGTGATGTTCTCGGTGTTCGCGGTGGCCATCGCCGGCAACTCGATCCTGTCGGAGCGGCAGTGGAAGACCTGGGACCGGCTCCGGGTCACCCGGGCCTCGACCACGGAACTGCTGCTGGGCAAGACGATCCCGGTGTACCTGCTGATGGTCGTGCAGCAGGTGTTCCTGCTCGTCTACGGCTGCGCGGTGATCGGCCTGGGCTTCCCACCCGCGCCCGGCCTGCTGTTGCTCGCGGTGCTGCTGTGGGCCTTCACACTGCTCGCCCTGGGTACCGCGCTGGCCACGGTCGCCCGCAGTCTCGGGGAGCTCGGCGTCATCTCGGATGTCAGCGCGCTGGTCGTCTCCTCGCTGGGCGGCGCGCTGGTGCCGATCGCGATCATGCCGGGGTGGGCGCAGGCCGCGGCACATGCCTCGCCCGGCTACTGGGCCCTGGAGATGCTGCAGTCCGCTCTCGCCGGTGAGGCCGGCGGCATGCTCTGGCCGGCCGTCATCCTGCTCGCGCTCGGCGCCGTGGCCGCGGTGTTCGCCGTCCGCCGGCTCGCCCGCGGGTGGGGCCGTACCCATCTTCTCTAG
- a CDS encoding SDR family NAD(P)-dependent oxidoreductase, whose product MSPTDGSAGQTPVTAPGAPAAPADPGWDTDHGAAVAVIGMAGRFPSAAGVGELWSALLAGTPGLRTLDEQELAAAGVSAAQLADPQYVRVGGPVPDLEMFDATVFGIGPREAETMDPQHRLFLVSCWEALESAGYQPTDVPGQVGVFGGCGFPDYIVQNVQHLTAEPGGALLLATGNERDSLTSLVSYKFGFRGPSVAVQTFCSTSLVAVHLACQSLLTYECDTALAGGAFTPLPAGTGYRYEPGGITAPDGVVRSFDAGASGTVMGSGVGVVVLKRMADAVRDGDLVSAVILGSATNNDGRVRAGYTAPGVDGQAEVVEAALGVAGVDPATVGYVECHATGTSLGDSIELAAMRRVFPPRADPCVLGTAKPMLGHLDRASGVTGLIRASLAVRHGVQPGVPGFRSPNTALATDRFTVLPENRSWPDQPGPRRAGVSSFGLGGTNAHVVLEQAPPRPARPARPGPHLLVLSATGPEALDRATARLRTHLETHVTDVDLADVAYTLQVSRGGFATRRAVVVDDLPDALAALTDPSRWLDGRTTRRQPPVALRSGESAGSAVAALAALGVTVTGQAEGAVEIDWPADGSAGHPAAARSRLLELARLWLAGSAIDWSALHGGAGLRVELPTYPFERRRYWVDPVASAAPARPVGRSWDRDDWTLQPGWRAVPHPAPGADGLREAGPWLLLGTDRRLDAAADLLRSAGALVFTARPGPEFRTTGDGFTVRVDDPTDLAALLTALPPIGTVLHGFSLGAPHLPVIDWTAVEAAQRPGTASVQALATVLAGPAARPGPQGRTRVVLLTDGAADVAGDLRHPEHAGIPALAPTITQENPQVRCRAVDLGPAPGSAGGTHRQARTLLAAVLDGHQGPAAVRGTDVLHRDYLPLPTGAPRGDLFVPGETVLITGGLGDVGLAVAGRLADLGCRLVLTTLHRIPEEGEPADPRSARHRESIDALRARGADVLALAADVADADRMREVVTAATDRFGRIDAVVHAAGLQDGRWFGFLHQLDPSVAAAHLRSKVGGLLALDEVLAGQAVDRRITLSSLAAVLGGITLGPYAAANAALDAWAAVSRRAGVADWITVDWDTWNIDANRVAGHSSSVTDFTMSPAEGVDVLLRALSVADRAGHLVISTGSLQQRLDQWVLGDIHAGTDDAGDRERHPRPELDVPYVPPADDAEAQLADIWSRVLAIEPIGMLDNFFTLGGHSLLAIELTAKVRATFGAEVPVTALLQFPTVRELAGRISAAAAAGAAATGDGAAAADGTAAGDDAGGPRCDAAAEGTADSVPTAAGADAPRSPAEGVPADAA is encoded by the coding sequence ATGAGTCCGACCGACGGCAGCGCCGGGCAGACCCCGGTCACGGCACCGGGTGCACCGGCGGCGCCCGCGGATCCCGGATGGGACACCGACCACGGCGCCGCGGTCGCGGTGATCGGGATGGCCGGGCGCTTCCCGTCGGCGGCCGGGGTCGGTGAGCTGTGGTCCGCGCTGCTCGCCGGCACACCGGGCCTGCGCACCCTCGACGAGCAGGAGCTGGCCGCGGCCGGGGTGTCCGCGGCCCAGCTGGCGGACCCGCAGTACGTCCGGGTCGGCGGGCCGGTGCCGGATCTGGAGATGTTCGACGCCACGGTGTTCGGCATCGGTCCGCGTGAGGCGGAGACGATGGACCCGCAGCACCGGCTGTTCCTGGTGTCCTGCTGGGAGGCCCTGGAGTCGGCCGGCTACCAGCCCACCGACGTGCCGGGGCAGGTCGGCGTGTTCGGCGGCTGCGGTTTCCCGGACTACATCGTGCAGAACGTCCAGCACCTGACCGCGGAGCCGGGCGGGGCGCTGCTGCTGGCCACCGGGAACGAGCGCGACTCGCTCACCTCCCTGGTCTCGTACAAGTTCGGCTTCCGCGGTCCTTCCGTGGCGGTGCAGACGTTCTGTTCCACCTCGCTGGTCGCGGTCCACCTGGCGTGTCAGTCGCTGCTCACCTACGAGTGCGACACCGCCCTCGCCGGAGGCGCTTTCACCCCGCTCCCGGCCGGCACCGGCTACCGGTACGAGCCGGGCGGCATCACCGCGCCGGACGGGGTGGTGCGCAGCTTCGACGCCGGCGCGTCCGGCACCGTGATGGGCAGCGGGGTCGGCGTCGTGGTGCTCAAGCGGATGGCCGACGCCGTGCGGGACGGCGACCTGGTCTCGGCGGTGATCCTCGGGTCCGCCACCAACAACGACGGCCGGGTCCGGGCCGGGTACACGGCGCCCGGCGTCGACGGGCAGGCGGAGGTCGTCGAGGCCGCGCTGGGCGTGGCCGGGGTCGACCCGGCGACCGTCGGTTACGTCGAGTGCCACGCCACCGGAACATCTCTCGGTGACTCCATCGAGCTGGCCGCGATGCGCCGGGTGTTCCCGCCGCGGGCGGATCCGTGCGTGCTCGGCACCGCCAAACCGATGCTGGGTCACCTGGACCGGGCGTCCGGGGTGACCGGTCTCATCCGGGCCTCGCTCGCGGTCCGGCACGGTGTGCAACCGGGCGTGCCCGGGTTCCGCAGCCCGAACACCGCGCTGGCCACCGACCGCTTCACCGTGCTGCCGGAGAATCGGTCGTGGCCGGACCAACCGGGCCCGCGGCGGGCCGGCGTCAGCTCGTTCGGCCTGGGCGGGACCAACGCCCACGTGGTCCTGGAGCAGGCACCACCCCGGCCGGCCCGGCCCGCGCGGCCCGGGCCGCACCTGCTGGTGCTGTCCGCGACCGGACCGGAGGCCCTGGACCGGGCCACTGCCCGGCTCCGCACCCACCTCGAGACACACGTCACGGACGTCGATCTCGCCGACGTCGCCTACACCCTGCAGGTCTCCCGCGGTGGGTTCGCGACCAGGCGCGCCGTGGTCGTCGACGACCTGCCCGACGCGCTCGCCGCACTCACCGATCCGTCCCGCTGGCTGGACGGGCGCACCACCAGGCGGCAACCACCGGTCGCCCTGCGCAGCGGTGAGTCGGCCGGCTCCGCGGTCGCGGCGCTCGCGGCGCTCGGGGTCACCGTCACCGGACAGGCCGAAGGCGCCGTCGAGATCGATTGGCCTGCCGATGGTTCCGCCGGCCACCCGGCCGCCGCCCGGTCCCGGCTGCTGGAGCTCGCGCGGCTGTGGCTGGCCGGGTCGGCCATCGACTGGTCGGCGCTGCACGGCGGGGCGGGCCTCCGGGTCGAACTCCCCACCTACCCGTTCGAGCGACGGCGCTACTGGGTGGACCCGGTCGCGTCGGCCGCCCCGGCGCGGCCGGTCGGCCGCAGCTGGGACCGTGACGACTGGACACTGCAGCCGGGATGGCGTGCCGTCCCGCACCCGGCACCCGGTGCCGACGGACTGCGCGAGGCCGGCCCGTGGCTGCTGCTCGGCACCGACCGCCGGTTGGACGCCGCCGCGGACCTGCTGCGATCGGCCGGCGCGCTGGTGTTCACCGCCCGGCCCGGCCCGGAGTTCCGGACGACCGGAGACGGCTTCACCGTCCGGGTCGACGACCCGACCGACCTGGCCGCGCTGCTGACCGCGCTTCCGCCGATCGGTACCGTGCTGCACGGCTTCTCGCTGGGTGCACCGCACCTGCCGGTGATCGACTGGACCGCGGTCGAGGCGGCCCAGCGCCCCGGCACGGCGTCGGTCCAGGCTCTCGCGACGGTCCTCGCCGGACCGGCTGCCCGACCGGGGCCGCAGGGCCGGACCCGCGTCGTGCTGCTCACCGACGGTGCCGCCGACGTCGCCGGGGACCTCCGGCACCCGGAGCACGCCGGCATCCCCGCGCTGGCCCCGACCATCACCCAGGAGAACCCGCAGGTGCGCTGCCGGGCGGTCGATCTCGGCCCGGCACCCGGGTCCGCCGGTGGCACGCACCGTCAGGCACGCACATTGCTGGCGGCGGTGCTCGACGGGCACCAGGGGCCGGCAGCGGTGCGCGGCACGGACGTGCTGCACCGTGACTACCTCCCGCTGCCCACCGGCGCGCCGCGCGGCGATCTCTTCGTACCCGGCGAGACAGTCCTGATCACCGGTGGTCTCGGTGACGTCGGCCTGGCGGTGGCCGGGCGACTGGCGGACCTGGGCTGCCGGTTGGTGCTGACGACGCTGCATCGCATCCCGGAGGAGGGCGAACCGGCGGACCCGCGATCGGCCCGCCACCGGGAGTCGATCGACGCGCTACGGGCCCGGGGCGCCGACGTGCTGGCCCTGGCAGCCGACGTGGCCGATGCGGACCGGATGCGCGAGGTGGTCACCGCGGCGACCGACCGCTTCGGGCGCATCGACGCCGTCGTGCACGCCGCGGGACTGCAGGACGGGCGCTGGTTCGGGTTCCTGCACCAGCTGGACCCGTCGGTGGCCGCCGCCCACCTGCGGTCCAAGGTCGGAGGTTTGCTGGCGCTGGACGAGGTGCTCGCCGGGCAGGCCGTCGACCGGCGCATCACCCTGTCCTCCCTGGCCGCGGTGCTGGGCGGCATAACCCTCGGTCCGTACGCCGCCGCCAACGCGGCCCTGGACGCCTGGGCGGCCGTCTCCCGACGGGCCGGCGTGGCCGACTGGATCACCGTCGACTGGGACACCTGGAACATCGACGCGAACCGGGTGGCCGGGCACAGCAGCTCCGTCACCGACTTCACCATGAGCCCGGCGGAGGGCGTGGACGTGCTGCTCCGTGCACTGTCGGTCGCGGACCGCGCGGGGCACCTGGTGATCTCCACCGGCTCGCTGCAACAGCGCCTCGACCAGTGGGTGCTCGGCGACATCCATGCCGGCACCGACGACGCCGGGGACCGCGAGCGGCACCCGCGCCCGGAGCTGGACGTGCCGTACGTCCCGCCGGCCGACGACGCTGAGGCGCAGCTCGCCGACATCTGGTCGCGGGTGCTGGCCATCGAGCCGATCGGCATGCTCGACAACTTCTTCACCCTCGGCGGGCACTCGCTGCTGGCCATCGAACTGACCGCCAAGGTCCGCGCCACCTTCGGCGCCGAGGTGCCGGTGACGGCGCTGCTGCAGTTCCCGACGGTCCGCGAGCTGGCCGGGCGGATCTCCGCCGCCGCAGCGGCCGGTGCTGCTGCGACGGGGGACGGTGCTGCGGCGGCCGACGGTACTGCCGCGGGGGACGACGCCGGCGGGCCGCGGTGCGACGCTGCGGCCGAAGGCACCGCCGATAGCGTCCCGACCGCCGCCGGGGCCGATGCACCGCGCAGCCCGGCCGAAGGAGTGCCCGCCGATGCAGCCTGA
- a CDS encoding acyl-CoA dehydrogenase family protein gives MQPDQLRTVRSWVRQELLDHPGLDNPAPMPLAVQRGFATTGLANWWLPTELGGAGLDLADGVRIVNEIAYADAGTAFTLFIPVLAATMIDLYGEEDLRKQVLGSLALDGGFAATLGSEHDAGSELTRISTTVRRDGDELVLDGEKAFSTDADFATHLVAICREVDADGTPLEGNYLAVVVPRDTPGLEVTRRWDVLGLRSSGTYGVSLSGCRVPAGNALRGNGLRLLEIGLNASRILIATTAVGIARRARDLAMEYAATKQVKGAPLAMNAVFAAKLGEIEMLIDVMTSQCLAAAAEFDGLLRGPDPARAFLRAGALRSALAAKMFCGRTGWSILSTCSELFGGLGYTSDSLVGKLLRDIRYVSIVEAGDDVLRDLVYQRFVVPVSKRG, from the coding sequence ATGCAGCCTGACCAGTTGCGCACCGTCCGGTCCTGGGTGCGGCAGGAACTGCTCGACCACCCGGGCCTCGACAACCCGGCCCCCATGCCCTTGGCGGTGCAGCGCGGGTTCGCCACGACGGGGCTGGCCAACTGGTGGCTGCCCACCGAGCTGGGCGGCGCCGGACTCGATCTCGCCGACGGTGTCCGCATCGTCAACGAGATCGCCTACGCTGACGCCGGTACCGCCTTCACCCTGTTCATCCCGGTGCTGGCCGCGACGATGATCGACCTGTACGGGGAGGAGGACCTGCGCAAGCAGGTACTCGGGTCACTGGCCCTGGACGGCGGGTTCGCCGCCACCCTCGGCAGCGAGCACGACGCCGGCAGCGAACTCACCCGGATCAGCACCACCGTCCGGCGGGACGGTGACGAGCTGGTGCTGGACGGCGAGAAGGCGTTCTCCACCGACGCCGACTTCGCCACGCACCTGGTCGCGATCTGCCGGGAGGTCGACGCCGACGGGACCCCGCTCGAGGGCAACTACCTGGCGGTGGTCGTGCCCCGGGACACCCCCGGCCTGGAGGTGACCCGGCGCTGGGACGTGCTGGGACTGCGGTCCTCCGGGACCTACGGCGTGTCGCTCTCCGGCTGCCGGGTACCGGCGGGGAACGCGTTGCGCGGCAACGGCCTGCGGCTGCTGGAGATCGGACTGAACGCCAGTCGCATCCTGATCGCCACCACCGCGGTCGGGATCGCCCGGCGGGCCCGGGATCTGGCGATGGAGTACGCGGCGACGAAGCAGGTGAAGGGCGCGCCGCTGGCGATGAACGCCGTGTTCGCCGCCAAGCTCGGCGAGATCGAGATGTTGATCGACGTGATGACCTCGCAGTGCCTGGCCGCGGCGGCGGAGTTCGACGGGCTGCTGCGCGGACCGGACCCGGCCAGGGCGTTCCTCCGGGCCGGCGCGCTGCGTTCCGCCCTGGCCGCCAAGATGTTCTGCGGCCGGACCGGGTGGTCGATCCTGTCCACCTGCTCGGAGCTGTTCGGCGGGCTGGGCTACACCTCGGACAGCCTGGTCGGGAAGCTGCTCCGCGACATCCGCTACGTCTCCATCGTCGAGGCGGGTGACGACGTGCTGCGCGACCTGGTCTACCAGCGTTTCGTGGTGCCGGTCAGCAAGCGCGGCTGA
- a CDS encoding type I polyketide synthase: protein MSHPVDPQLPGAERIAVIGMAGRFPGADDVDEFWSNLAGGVEAFTSFDDDDLLAAGVDPAQLADPRYVRVRPVLRDVRSFDAEFFGYSPREAVLTDPQHRLFLETSWQALESAGYASPEDRGQVGVFAGCNVSTYLLSRPNVMSLGVDTDALMIGNDKDALATGVAYRLDLRGPAVAVQTFCSTSLVAVHLASEALRQGDCDLALAGGVSIRVPDRVGHLYQEGNQASPDGHVRTFDALGRGSMFGDGVAVVALKRLNRALADRDTVLAVLRGSAINNDGGVKFSYQAPSIDGQRRCVARALDRSGVRPEEISYVEAHGTATVVGDPMEVAALTDAFGSTAQRQFCVLGSVKPNVGHLDRASGATGLIKVVQSLRHEMIPGTLHFTAPNPDIDFAASPFRVTSGPTSWPRTPGRPRRAGLSSLGTGGTNAHAVVEEAPLPAPRPPRRRRWQVLPVSARTEQAREQAAGRLAAALQRDVDLDLGDVAYTLQQGRRSMAHRTVVVAETGTGAAAALSGPRPSRHETTVGRPVGLLIAGVGEQYPGMVAALMTDEPDYRRDVLECVGLLGLPSPEALSPIFATATADPVDDELARLLGRAPTRPAATDPALVQPAVFVAEYALARLLQRWGVQPEVMLGYSLGEYVAACLSGVLSLPDALALVAHRARLIAALPSGAMLAVAADDRRIHAVLGSLEDRELDVAVHTPGQLTLAGTLPAVAAAAAALTAAGIGCRQLDTASAFHSRLLAPAAAPLTAWVAEHITVHPPRIPYVSNVTGGVVTPELLADPGYWARHMCGTVEFGRGASTLLAAVPDAMLVEVGPGQSLGALTRSHPDCAQARWPLVTGTLPSAMERRDPHQALAETVGRLWLSGVPVDFKALHTEGSDGPHWTPGRVPLPTYPFQRQEYWLEAPEGPAPAAAGAATGIDLSDPTAVLTALPKLPDAEWISTPTWRSEVLRPPSAAPATWLVHTAAGAGDALAEPLLRRLRAEGSTVLTLRPGPGFAITADGFEVRPGDPADIAAALRVVVDRGLRPDRMLHLWSLSDGSTARGLFAVTAFARAAGDLGLDGWIMDLVVQGAHAVLPGDRVDPAGALLTGPARLVPVEYPRCRTRLIDLGPDLHPDVLAAELLSPPTDQVVALRGRRRWLPGHSVVPDTTVVAPGFRQGGVYLITGGLGGIGLAMAIRLARDVRARLVLMGRTPVPAEHERAAVLAAPGTPAEVRRRLLGLQELADLGAAVLTVTGDVSEPEDVRRAVRLAESSFGPLDGVLHCAGVPALGLMQFKTAADMERVLAPKVAGTRALLAALADRPPSFLVLFSSTTSITGGGAGQVDYCAANAYLDAVAQSDPLPGTVVVSVGWGEWTWNGWTVGLDGYDEGSRQFFEAYRAQFGVDFEQGWQILGRVLASGERHVHVSTQDLPTLVAMSRLSSIERHQGAVRKARDALGRHPRPPLGTPYQAPATPDQEALAGLWSEALGIEEIGVDDNFFELGGNSLIGMEIIAGVREQLGVPFLPPHILYQAPTVALLAAEAAASRAAVPATAGTGDIAGPPAGAGPGHGPEPRHAAGAAASPAATASGEGNRYLQRRRTLGGGRG, encoded by the coding sequence GTGTCGCATCCAGTGGACCCGCAGCTGCCGGGTGCCGAACGCATCGCCGTCATCGGCATGGCCGGCCGCTTCCCGGGCGCGGACGACGTGGACGAGTTCTGGTCGAACCTCGCAGGCGGCGTCGAGGCCTTCACCTCGTTCGACGACGATGACCTTCTCGCCGCCGGGGTGGATCCCGCACAGCTGGCGGACCCGCGGTACGTCCGGGTCCGGCCGGTGCTGCGCGATGTGCGGTCCTTCGACGCGGAGTTCTTCGGGTACTCGCCGCGGGAGGCGGTGCTGACCGATCCGCAGCACCGGCTCTTCCTCGAGACCTCCTGGCAGGCCTTGGAATCCGCCGGCTACGCGAGCCCCGAGGACCGTGGTCAGGTCGGGGTGTTCGCCGGCTGCAACGTCAGCACCTACCTGCTCAGCCGGCCGAACGTGATGTCGCTCGGGGTGGACACCGACGCGCTGATGATCGGCAACGACAAGGATGCCCTGGCCACCGGTGTCGCCTACCGGCTCGACCTGCGCGGTCCGGCCGTCGCGGTGCAGACCTTCTGCTCCACCTCCCTGGTGGCCGTGCACCTGGCGAGCGAGGCGCTGCGGCAGGGCGACTGCGACCTCGCGCTGGCCGGCGGCGTGTCGATCCGCGTCCCGGACCGGGTCGGTCACCTGTACCAGGAGGGCAACCAGGCCTCGCCGGACGGTCACGTCCGCACCTTCGACGCGCTGGGCCGGGGCAGCATGTTCGGCGACGGCGTGGCGGTGGTCGCGCTCAAGCGGCTGAACCGGGCGCTCGCCGACCGGGACACCGTGCTGGCCGTGCTGCGCGGGAGCGCCATCAACAACGACGGCGGGGTCAAGTTCAGCTACCAGGCGCCGAGCATCGACGGGCAACGCCGTTGCGTGGCGCGTGCTCTCGACCGGTCCGGGGTGCGGCCGGAGGAGATCTCCTACGTCGAGGCGCACGGGACCGCGACCGTGGTCGGCGACCCGATGGAGGTCGCGGCGCTCACCGACGCCTTCGGCAGCACCGCGCAGCGCCAGTTCTGCGTGCTGGGGTCGGTGAAACCCAACGTGGGTCACCTGGACCGGGCATCCGGCGCCACCGGTCTGATCAAGGTGGTCCAGTCCCTGCGGCACGAGATGATCCCCGGCACACTGCACTTCACCGCACCCAATCCCGACATCGACTTCGCGGCCAGCCCGTTCCGGGTCACCTCCGGTCCCACCTCGTGGCCGCGGACCCCGGGTCGGCCGCGTCGCGCCGGGCTGTCCTCGCTCGGCACCGGCGGCACGAACGCCCACGCCGTCGTCGAGGAGGCGCCGCTGCCGGCACCGCGGCCGCCCCGCCGGCGGCGCTGGCAGGTGCTGCCGGTGTCCGCCCGCACCGAACAGGCCCGCGAGCAGGCCGCGGGGCGGCTGGCCGCTGCCCTGCAGCGGGACGTGGACCTCGATCTCGGCGACGTCGCGTACACGCTGCAGCAGGGCCGCCGGTCGATGGCGCACCGCACGGTGGTCGTCGCGGAGACCGGGACCGGTGCGGCCGCCGCACTGTCCGGGCCGCGGCCCAGCCGTCACGAGACGACGGTCGGCCGCCCGGTGGGTCTGCTGATCGCCGGCGTCGGCGAGCAGTACCCGGGCATGGTCGCGGCCCTGATGACCGACGAGCCGGACTACCGGCGGGACGTGCTGGAGTGTGTCGGCCTGCTGGGACTGCCCTCACCCGAGGCACTCTCGCCGATCTTCGCGACCGCCACCGCCGATCCGGTGGACGACGAGCTCGCCCGGCTGCTCGGCCGGGCCCCGACCCGGCCGGCCGCCACCGACCCGGCCCTGGTGCAGCCGGCGGTGTTCGTGGCGGAGTACGCGCTGGCCCGCCTGCTCCAGCGGTGGGGCGTGCAACCGGAGGTGATGCTGGGCTACAGCCTCGGCGAGTACGTCGCGGCCTGTCTGTCCGGGGTGCTCTCGCTGCCGGACGCGCTCGCGCTGGTCGCCCACCGGGCCCGGTTGATCGCCGCGCTGCCGTCCGGGGCGATGCTCGCCGTCGCCGCCGACGACCGGCGGATCCACGCCGTCCTGGGCTCCCTGGAGGATCGGGAACTCGACGTCGCGGTGCATACCCCGGGGCAGCTGACGCTGGCGGGCACGCTGCCGGCCGTCGCCGCGGCCGCCGCGGCACTCACGGCGGCGGGGATCGGGTGCCGGCAGCTGGACACCGCGTCCGCCTTTCACTCCCGCCTGCTGGCCCCCGCCGCCGCGCCGCTGACCGCGTGGGTGGCCGAGCACATCACCGTGCACCCGCCGCGTATCCCTTACGTGAGCAACGTGACCGGTGGGGTGGTCACTCCCGAGCTCCTCGCGGATCCGGGCTACTGGGCACGGCACATGTGCGGCACCGTCGAGTTCGGGCGGGGCGCGAGCACGCTGCTGGCCGCCGTCCCGGACGCGATGCTGGTCGAGGTCGGGCCCGGCCAGTCGCTCGGCGCGTTGACCCGATCGCACCCGGACTGCGCCCAGGCGCGGTGGCCGCTGGTGACCGGCACCCTCCCGTCGGCGATGGAGCGGCGGGACCCGCACCAGGCGCTGGCCGAGACGGTCGGCCGGCTCTGGCTCTCCGGTGTGCCGGTGGACTTCAAGGCCCTGCACACCGAGGGATCCGACGGACCGCACTGGACACCCGGCCGGGTGCCCCTGCCGACGTATCCCTTCCAGCGCCAGGAGTACTGGCTGGAGGCACCGGAAGGGCCGGCCCCCGCGGCGGCCGGGGCCGCCACCGGGATCGATCTGTCCGATCCGACCGCCGTCCTCACCGCGCTGCCGAAACTGCCCGACGCCGAGTGGATCTCGACACCCACCTGGCGCTCGGAGGTGCTGCGGCCGCCGTCCGCCGCGCCGGCCACCTGGCTGGTGCACACCGCCGCCGGCGCCGGCGACGCGCTGGCCGAACCGCTGCTGCGGCGGCTCCGGGCGGAGGGCTCCACCGTGCTGACCCTGCGGCCGGGGCCCGGGTTCGCAATCACCGCCGACGGTTTCGAGGTCAGGCCGGGTGACCCGGCCGACATCGCTGCCGCCCTGCGGGTGGTCGTCGATCGCGGGCTGCGTCCGGATCGGATGCTGCACCTGTGGTCGCTGTCCGACGGCAGCACCGCGCGCGGGCTGTTCGCCGTCACCGCATTCGCCCGCGCCGCCGGGGATCTCGGCCTGGACGGCTGGATCATGGACCTGGTGGTGCAGGGCGCGCACGCGGTGCTGCCCGGCGACCGGGTCGACCCCGCCGGCGCGCTGCTCACCGGTCCCGCGCGGCTCGTCCCCGTCGAGTACCCCCGGTGCCGGACCCGGTTGATCGACCTGGGACCGGATCTGCACCCGGACGTGTTGGCCGCCGAGCTGCTGTCGCCGCCGACCGACCAGGTGGTCGCCCTGCGCGGGCGCCGCCGGTGGCTGCCCGGGCACAGCGTGGTCCCCGACACGACCGTCGTGGCACCCGGTTTCCGGCAGGGTGGGGTGTACCTGATCACCGGCGGGCTGGGCGGGATCGGCCTGGCGATGGCGATCCGGCTGGCCCGGGACGTGCGGGCCCGGCTGGTGCTGATGGGCCGCACCCCGGTGCCCGCCGAGCACGAGCGTGCCGCGGTGCTGGCCGCACCCGGCACCCCGGCGGAGGTGCGGCGCCGGCTGCTCGGGCTGCAGGAACTGGCGGACCTGGGCGCGGCCGTGCTCACCGTCACCGGTGACGTGTCGGAGCCGGAGGACGTCCGGCGGGCGGTCCGCCTGGCGGAGAGCAGTTTCGGGCCGTTGGACGGCGTGCTGCACTGCGCCGGGGTCCCCGCGCTCGGGCTGATGCAGTTCAAGACCGCCGCGGACATGGAGCGTGTGCTGGCCCCCAAGGTAGCCGGCACCAGGGCGCTGCTGGCGGCGCTGGCCGACCGGCCGCCGTCCTTCCTCGTGCTGTTCTCCTCCACCACCTCGATCACCGGTGGTGGCGCCGGCCAGGTCGACTACTGTGCCGCCAACGCCTATCTCGACGCCGTGGCGCAGTCGGACCCGCTGCCGGGCACGGTGGTGGTGTCGGTCGGCTGGGGCGAGTGGACCTGGAACGGCTGGACGGTCGGGCTGGACGGCTACGACGAGGGCTCGCGCCAGTTCTTCGAGGCCTACCGTGCGCAGTTCGGGGTCGACTTCGAGCAGGGCTGGCAGATCCTCGGCCGGGTGCTGGCCAGCGGCGAACGGCACGTGCACGTGTCCACCCAGGACCTGCCGACACTGGTGGCGATGAGCCGGCTCTCGTCCATCGAGCGGCACCAGGGCGCTGTCCGCAAGGCCCGGGACGCACTCGGGCGTCACCCCCGGCCGCCGCTGGGCACTCCGTACCAGGCCCCGGCGACACCCGACCAGGAGGCGTTGGCCGGTCTCTGGTCGGAGGCCTTGGGGATCGAGGAGATCGGCGTCGACGACAACTTCTTCGAGCTCGGCGGCAACTCGCTGATCGGGATGGAGATCATCGCCGGGGTGCGTGAGCAGCTGGGCGTGCCCTTCCTGCCGCCGCACATCCTCTACCAGGCACCGACCGTCGCGCTGCTCGCCGCCGAGGCGGCCGCCTCCCGGGCGGCCGTCCCGGCCACCGCAGGCACCGGCGACATCGCCGGGCCACCGGCCGGAGCAGGTCCTGGACACGGGCCGGAGCCCCGGCACGCCGCCGGCGCGGCGGCGTCCCCGGCCGCCACCGCGTCCGGCGAGGGCAACCGTTACCTGCAACGACGTCGCACCCTCGGAGGTGGTCGCGGATGA